In Opitutaceae bacterium TAV5, one genomic interval encodes:
- a CDS encoding N-terminal cleavage protein, with protein sequence MPRKYVPSRSERKGFTLIELIVVVTIIGILSAIVLVSIRGALATARKSRCLSNMRQIGVAVHQYIADNKGRLPYGYWTGHSPWDKLIAPYMNITDPDGGKAAAVLACPNDHLPPISPATRVRRTYSLVRANNSGIKGVIDTSSNSTQSPRIFRITEVDSPGRLLLAAELSHASATGDGSDSYFGGSAASVIDRPRTQLDAGVGSRLHDGRFSYLFVDGHVKSYRPEETIGGGTLDIPKGMWSRFHEN encoded by the coding sequence ATGCCCCGAAAATACGTTCCCTCCCGGAGTGAGCGGAAAGGATTCACCCTCATCGAGCTGATTGTCGTTGTGACCATTATCGGCATCCTTTCGGCAATCGTTCTGGTCTCGATTCGCGGAGCCCTGGCGACTGCGAGGAAAAGCCGGTGCCTGTCGAACATGCGTCAGATCGGCGTGGCTGTTCACCAATACATAGCCGATAACAAAGGGCGGTTGCCCTACGGCTATTGGACGGGTCATTCACCTTGGGACAAACTGATCGCCCCTTACATGAACATCACTGACCCGGATGGCGGGAAGGCCGCCGCAGTGCTGGCGTGTCCCAATGATCATTTGCCACCGATTTCACCTGCTACCCGGGTTCGCCGCACTTATTCTTTGGTACGAGCTAACAACTCGGGTATCAAAGGCGTCATTGACACCTCCAGCAACTCCACCCAGTCGCCGCGCATCTTCAGGATAACCGAAGTGGATTCGCCTGGCCGTCTGCTGCTTGCTGCGGAACTCAGTCACGCCAGCGCTACCGGAGACGGTTCCGACAGCTATTTCGGTGGTTCCGCCGCCAGCGTGATCGACCGGCCCAGAACGCAACTCGATGCCGGAGTCGGATCACGCCTTCACGACGGACGCTTCAGTTACCTGTTCGTTGACGGGCATGTGAAATCATATCGCCCGGAAGAAACAATCGGTGGTGGCACTCTCGACATTCCCAAGGGGATGTGGAGCCGATTCCACGAAAATTGA
- a CDS encoding IMP cyclohydrolase, with product MQKLALLSVSDKRGLADFATALVKQHGYKLLSTGGTAKLLAEKGLPVTEVSQHTGFPEMMEGRVKTLHPKIHGGLLCRRDKADHLAAASQHGIDLIDLVVVNLYPFEQTVAKPHVEFEEAIENIDIGGPSMLRSAAKNHESVTVVCDPDDYTGVLAAFSAADKGDATGQTALAALRRKLALKVFQRTGSYDTAIAAYLEKQLAAAEAEAADAPDLAALGGFPEQFSLSYKKAQSLRYGENPHQQAALYGTFHDHFQQLQGKELSYNNILDITSATYLIGEFEKPTVAILKHTNPCGVASADTLLEAWHAAFETDKQAPFGGIIVVNRTLDTDVAEQIKDIFTEVIIAPRFTDAALAIFAKKKNLRLMIAKEGLGADSLQDVRSVVGGLLVQDRNIKLGNPADFKVVTKRQPTAEEWATMLFGWRVCKHVKSNAIVYCRGERTLGVGAGQMARVDSSRIAVWKAGEAKLDLHGSVVVSEALFPFADGLVAAADAGATAAIQPGGSVRDEEVIKAADERGMAMVFTGIRHFKH from the coding sequence ATGCAAAAGCTGGCCCTTCTCTCGGTGAGTGACAAACGCGGTCTGGCGGACTTCGCCACCGCTCTCGTAAAACAGCACGGCTACAAGCTGCTCTCGACCGGCGGCACCGCAAAGCTCCTCGCAGAGAAGGGGTTGCCCGTTACCGAAGTCAGCCAGCACACCGGCTTTCCTGAAATGATGGAGGGTCGCGTCAAGACCCTGCATCCCAAAATCCACGGCGGGCTCCTCTGCCGTCGCGACAAGGCCGATCACCTCGCCGCCGCCAGCCAGCACGGCATCGACCTGATCGACCTCGTCGTCGTGAACCTTTATCCGTTCGAGCAGACCGTGGCGAAGCCGCACGTCGAGTTCGAGGAAGCCATCGAAAACATCGACATCGGCGGCCCCTCCATGCTGCGCAGCGCGGCGAAAAACCACGAGAGCGTCACCGTGGTGTGTGATCCCGATGATTACACGGGCGTGCTCGCTGCGTTTTCCGCTGCGGACAAGGGCGACGCTACCGGACAGACCGCGCTTGCCGCGCTTCGCCGCAAGCTCGCCCTGAAAGTTTTCCAGCGCACCGGCAGCTACGACACGGCCATCGCCGCATACCTCGAAAAACAACTCGCCGCGGCCGAAGCCGAGGCGGCGGACGCGCCCGACCTCGCCGCGCTCGGCGGGTTCCCGGAACAGTTTTCGCTCAGCTACAAAAAAGCACAGTCGCTCCGCTACGGCGAAAACCCGCACCAGCAGGCCGCGCTCTATGGCACGTTCCACGACCATTTCCAGCAACTCCAGGGCAAGGAGCTTTCGTATAACAACATCCTGGACATCACCTCGGCGACGTACCTGATCGGCGAATTCGAAAAGCCGACCGTCGCGATCCTGAAGCACACCAACCCGTGTGGCGTGGCCAGCGCGGATACGTTGCTCGAGGCGTGGCACGCCGCCTTCGAGACCGACAAGCAGGCGCCCTTCGGCGGCATCATCGTGGTCAACCGCACGCTCGACACCGATGTGGCCGAGCAGATCAAGGACATCTTTACGGAGGTCATCATCGCTCCGCGGTTCACGGATGCGGCGCTGGCGATCTTTGCCAAAAAGAAAAACCTGCGCCTGATGATTGCGAAGGAAGGACTCGGCGCCGATTCGCTCCAGGATGTGCGTTCCGTGGTCGGCGGCCTGCTCGTGCAGGATCGCAACATCAAGCTCGGCAACCCGGCCGACTTCAAGGTCGTCACGAAACGTCAGCCCACCGCCGAGGAATGGGCGACGATGCTTTTCGGCTGGCGCGTGTGCAAGCACGTCAAGTCCAACGCCATCGTCTACTGTCGCGGCGAGCGCACGCTCGGCGTGGGTGCGGGCCAGATGGCGCGGGTGGACAGTTCGCGGATCGCGGTCTGGAAGGCCGGCGAGGCGAAGCTCGATCTGCACGGTTCCGTGGTGGTGAGCGAGGCGCTGTTCCCGTTTGCCGACGGGCTCGTTGCGGCGGCCGATGCAGGCGCCACGGCGGCGATCCAGCCGGGCGGTTCGGTGCGCGACGAGGAAGTCATCAAGGCCGCCGACGAACGCGGCATGGCGATGGTGTTCACCGGCATCCGGCATTTCAAACACTGA
- a CDS encoding cysteine synthase — MARIYNNITETIGNTPLVRLNRTAAAHGAGAEILLKLEFFNPLSSVKDRIGFAMIDEALKSGRINQDTVLIEPTSGNTGIALAFVAAAKGLKLILTMPETMSLERRKLLKVLGAKLVLTEGAKGMKGAIAKAEELNKQIPNSVVLQQFANPDNPAIHRKTTAEEIWRDTDGEVDIVVSGIGTGGTITGVGEVLKERKPGVKLVAVEPAGSPVLSGGNPGPHKLQGIGAGFIPSVLNTKIIDEIIQVKEDDSGPISKQVSTLDGIPVGISSGAAIWAALQLAKRPENKGKKIVVIVPSAAERYLSSWLFADVNVESDNIDSLIAAPANA; from the coding sequence ATGGCCCGTATCTATAACAACATCACCGAGACCATCGGCAACACGCCGCTCGTCCGCCTCAACCGCACCGCCGCCGCTCACGGAGCCGGGGCCGAAATCCTCCTCAAGCTGGAGTTTTTCAACCCGCTGTCCTCGGTGAAAGACCGCATCGGCTTCGCCATGATCGACGAAGCCCTCAAATCCGGTCGCATCAACCAGGACACCGTCCTCATCGAGCCCACCTCCGGCAACACCGGCATCGCGCTGGCTTTCGTCGCCGCCGCCAAGGGCCTGAAACTCATCCTCACGATGCCCGAGACGATGTCGCTCGAACGCCGCAAGCTCCTGAAAGTGCTCGGCGCCAAGCTCGTTCTCACCGAGGGCGCCAAGGGCATGAAGGGTGCCATCGCCAAGGCCGAGGAGCTCAACAAACAAATCCCGAACAGCGTCGTGCTCCAGCAATTCGCCAATCCCGACAACCCGGCCATCCATCGCAAGACGACCGCCGAGGAAATCTGGCGCGACACCGACGGCGAGGTGGACATCGTCGTTTCCGGCATCGGCACCGGCGGCACCATCACCGGCGTGGGCGAAGTGCTCAAGGAGCGCAAGCCCGGCGTGAAACTCGTCGCCGTCGAGCCGGCCGGTTCGCCCGTCCTTTCCGGCGGCAACCCCGGCCCGCACAAGCTGCAAGGCATCGGCGCCGGCTTCATCCCGTCCGTCCTCAACACGAAGATCATCGACGAGATCATCCAGGTGAAGGAAGACGACTCCGGACCGATCTCCAAACAGGTGAGCACGCTCGACGGCATTCCGGTCGGCATTTCGTCCGGCGCCGCCATCTGGGCTGCGCTCCAGCTCGCCAAGCGCCCGGAAAACAAGGGCAAGAAGATCGTCGTGATCGTGCCTTCCGCCGCCGAGCGCTACCTGTCTTCCTGGCTGTTTGCCGACGTCAACGTCGAGAGCGACAACATCGACTCCCTGATCGCTGCTCCCGCCAACGCCTGA
- a CDS encoding 3-hydroxypropionyl-CoA synthetase gives MTDQTITSVSREKRVFKPLADFQRQANLGSMAAYKKLYAESVNSPENFWKRQASEHLVWRKPFRTVLSWKPPHAKWFTGGRLNVCENCIDKHLGTARENKAALIFEGEPGDVRTITYKQLHFHVCRLAHIFENMGLAAGDRVAIYMPMVPEAVIAMLACARVGAVHTVVFGGFSPEALKDRINDCKAKIVITADGGWRRGKIVELKANVDKAVEDTPSVQTVLVLKRCGNPVTMHNGRDVWWREAWEGAPNYHKPKAFDSEHPLFILYTSGSTGKPKGVLHTSAGYLLGAKLSSHYVFDLKDNDRYFCTADIGWITGHSYVVYGLLSNGSTIFLYEGAPNQPEPDRFWRMIDRHGITILYTAPTAIRAFMRWGDNYVLRNRLDSLRLLGSVGEPINPEAWMWYHKMIGKGRCPIVDTWWQTETGSIMITPLPGVTPSKPGSATLPFFGVVPRVVDEKGHEVPRDAGGKLVITKPWPSMLRTLWGDDERFRKTYFGDYAAQGWYFTGDGARQDKDGYFWIVGRIDDVLNISGHRIGTAEVESALVSHPAVAEAAAVGRPDELKGQSLVVFVTLKTGNEASDALKETLRNHVGKEIGALAKPDQVRFAAGLPKTRSGKIMRRILKEIAVGGAVKGDTTTLEDFSVVAALQNEE, from the coding sequence GTGACCGACCAAACGATTACCTCAGTTTCCCGTGAAAAACGGGTTTTCAAGCCGCTGGCCGACTTTCAACGCCAAGCAAATCTTGGCTCGATGGCCGCCTATAAGAAACTTTACGCGGAGTCTGTCAACTCCCCGGAAAACTTTTGGAAACGGCAGGCCAGCGAACACCTGGTCTGGCGCAAGCCCTTCAGGACCGTGCTTTCGTGGAAGCCCCCGCACGCAAAATGGTTCACCGGCGGCCGCCTCAATGTCTGCGAAAACTGCATCGACAAGCACCTCGGCACGGCGCGCGAAAACAAGGCCGCGCTGATCTTCGAGGGCGAACCGGGCGACGTGCGCACGATCACCTACAAACAGCTCCATTTCCATGTCTGCCGGCTGGCGCACATTTTTGAAAACATGGGTCTGGCTGCCGGCGACCGCGTGGCGATCTACATGCCGATGGTGCCGGAGGCCGTCATTGCCATGCTCGCCTGCGCCCGCGTCGGCGCCGTGCATACCGTCGTTTTCGGCGGTTTCAGCCCCGAAGCGCTGAAAGACCGCATCAACGACTGCAAGGCGAAGATCGTCATCACCGCCGACGGCGGCTGGCGGCGCGGCAAGATCGTCGAGCTCAAGGCCAACGTGGACAAGGCCGTCGAGGATACGCCGAGCGTGCAGACCGTGCTCGTCCTCAAACGCTGCGGCAACCCCGTGACCATGCACAACGGGCGCGACGTGTGGTGGCGCGAGGCCTGGGAAGGCGCGCCCAATTACCACAAGCCGAAGGCGTTCGATTCCGAGCACCCGCTCTTCATCCTCTACACCTCCGGCTCCACCGGAAAGCCGAAGGGCGTGCTCCACACGAGCGCCGGCTATCTGCTCGGCGCGAAGTTGAGCAGCCACTACGTATTCGATCTCAAGGACAACGACCGCTACTTCTGCACCGCCGACATCGGCTGGATCACCGGGCACAGCTACGTCGTCTACGGGCTCCTCTCCAACGGCTCCACGATCTTCCTCTACGAGGGCGCGCCCAACCAGCCCGAGCCCGACCGTTTCTGGCGGATGATCGACCGCCACGGTATCACCATTCTCTATACGGCGCCGACCGCCATCCGCGCCTTCATGCGCTGGGGCGACAACTACGTGCTCCGCAACCGGCTCGACTCGCTGCGCCTGCTCGGCTCCGTCGGCGAGCCGATCAACCCCGAGGCGTGGATGTGGTACCACAAGATGATCGGCAAGGGGCGTTGTCCGATTGTGGATACGTGGTGGCAGACGGAAACCGGCTCGATCATGATCACGCCGCTGCCCGGCGTCACGCCCTCGAAACCCGGCTCGGCCACGCTGCCGTTCTTCGGCGTCGTCCCGCGCGTCGTGGACGAAAAAGGCCACGAGGTGCCGCGCGACGCCGGCGGCAAGCTCGTCATCACCAAACCGTGGCCTTCGATGCTCCGCACGCTCTGGGGCGACGACGAACGCTTCCGCAAGACCTATTTCGGCGACTACGCCGCGCAGGGCTGGTACTTCACCGGCGATGGCGCGCGCCAGGACAAGGACGGCTATTTCTGGATCGTCGGCCGCATCGACGACGTGCTCAACATCTCCGGCCACCGCATCGGCACCGCCGAGGTCGAGAGCGCGCTCGTCTCGCACCCGGCCGTGGCCGAGGCCGCCGCCGTGGGCCGCCCCGACGAGCTCAAGGGCCAGTCGCTCGTCGTGTTCGTCACCCTCAAGACCGGCAACGAGGCGAGCGACGCGCTCAAGGAGACGCTCCGCAATCACGTCGGGAAAGAAATCGGCGCGCTCGCCAAACCCGACCAGGTGCGCTTCGCCGCCGGCCTGCCGAAAACACGTTCCGGAAAAATCATGCGCCGCATCCTGAAAGAGATCGCCGTTGGCGGCGCCGTGAAGGGTGACACCACCACCCTGGAAGACTTCAGCGTCGTGGCCGCCCTGCAAAACGAGGAATAA
- a CDS encoding transcription termination factor Rho (An RNA-DNA helicase that actively releases nascent mRNAs from paused transcription complexes), with the protein MSQQTEETPTNPPAVATDAAAGSPAPVAPASAPAQAAPSTPAPDAPKPEKEEKPDNTFPVSGVLDIDTQKGGNGQLLDLSRYGKRRPTDAFVPKELIRRFKLKQGSFITGTAFPAEGRFPNPKMKFIESVDGLTIEERRAKIEFTQLTTVSPDEQLKLETKDGRLTTRAVDLFCPVGKGTRGLIVAPPRTGKTTLLRDMALGVLENHPECHVMILLVDERPEEVTDFKRSVPAEVWASSNDENVESHLRIADLCIERARRLVEAGKDVVLFLDSLTRLARAHNTQRNSGRTGTGGLDVRALEKPRQLFASARRTEEAGSLTIVASILVETGSRMDDVIFQEFKGTGNMELVLDRKCAEMRLWPAMNVAASGTRKEELLIDPQKLDGIHFFRRALVSQRIEEATETMIARLSKTKNNDEFLKLIAR; encoded by the coding sequence ATGTCCCAGCAAACTGAAGAAACCCCGACCAATCCGCCGGCCGTCGCCACCGATGCCGCCGCGGGTTCCCCGGCGCCCGTCGCCCCTGCCAGTGCCCCCGCACAGGCTGCCCCTTCCACCCCGGCTCCCGATGCCCCCAAACCCGAAAAAGAGGAAAAACCCGACAACACTTTCCCGGTCAGCGGCGTTCTCGACATCGACACCCAGAAGGGCGGCAACGGCCAGCTCCTCGATCTGTCCCGCTACGGCAAACGCCGGCCGACCGACGCCTTTGTCCCCAAGGAGCTCATCCGCCGCTTCAAGCTCAAGCAGGGCTCCTTCATCACCGGCACCGCGTTTCCGGCCGAGGGACGTTTCCCGAACCCCAAGATGAAATTCATCGAATCCGTCGACGGGCTCACCATCGAGGAGCGCCGCGCGAAGATCGAATTTACCCAGCTCACGACCGTTTCTCCCGACGAACAGCTCAAGCTGGAGACGAAGGACGGCCGCCTCACCACCCGGGCCGTCGACCTGTTCTGCCCCGTCGGCAAGGGCACCCGCGGTCTGATCGTCGCTCCGCCCCGCACCGGCAAGACCACGCTCCTGCGCGACATGGCGCTGGGCGTGCTGGAAAACCACCCCGAGTGTCACGTCATGATCCTCCTCGTGGACGAGCGCCCCGAGGAAGTCACCGATTTCAAGCGCAGCGTGCCCGCCGAAGTCTGGGCCTCGTCCAACGACGAAAACGTCGAAAGCCACCTCCGCATCGCCGATCTCTGCATCGAGCGCGCCCGCCGCCTCGTCGAGGCCGGCAAGGATGTCGTCCTTTTCCTGGATTCGCTCACCCGTCTCGCCCGGGCGCACAACACCCAGCGCAACTCCGGCCGCACCGGCACCGGCGGTCTTGACGTGCGCGCCCTCGAAAAGCCCCGCCAGCTTTTCGCCTCCGCCCGCCGCACCGAGGAAGCCGGCTCGCTCACCATCGTCGCCTCCATTCTCGTCGAGACCGGCAGCCGCATGGACGACGTGATTTTCCAGGAGTTCAAGGGAACCGGCAACATGGAGCTCGTGCTCGACCGCAAGTGCGCCGAGATGCGCCTCTGGCCCGCGATGAACGTCGCCGCCTCCGGCACCCGCAAGGAAGAGCTCCTCATCGACCCGCAGAAACTCGACGGCATCCATTTCTTCCGCCGCGCCCTCGTCTCGCAGCGCATCGAGGAGGCCACCGAGACGATGATCGCCCGCCTCTCGAAAACAAAAAACAACGACGAATTCCTGAAACTCATCGCCCGCTGA
- a CDS encoding 30S ribosomal protein S23: MATIQRFEDFDCWKTGRMLKRAIYRFTRQRPFAADFALVDQIRRAAQSVTSNIAEGFEREGNKEFIQFLSYSKGSVGEVKDQLYTALDECYITQEDFDRTYALADETTRMIGGLMAYLRRTELTGSKFKRSPASMSPSGPATPVRSKPRTPNPELQTPNPERQTLN; this comes from the coding sequence ATGGCCACCATCCAACGTTTCGAGGATTTCGACTGCTGGAAAACAGGGCGCATGTTGAAGCGGGCAATCTACCGTTTCACGCGGCAACGTCCCTTTGCTGCCGACTTCGCGCTTGTTGACCAGATTCGACGGGCGGCCCAGTCTGTTACCTCAAACATTGCCGAGGGTTTCGAGCGCGAGGGAAACAAGGAATTTATCCAGTTTCTGTCGTATTCCAAAGGCTCCGTCGGCGAGGTGAAGGACCAACTCTATACCGCACTCGACGAGTGCTACATCACGCAGGAAGACTTTGACCGTACCTACGCTCTTGCGGACGAAACCACCCGAATGATTGGTGGCCTCATGGCCTACTTGCGGCGAACCGAACTCACCGGTTCGAAATTCAAACGTTCCCCTGCCTCCATGTCTCCCTCTGGCCCGGCCACTCCCGTCCGCTCCAAACCCCGAACTCCAAACCCCGAACTCCAAACTCCAAACCCTGAACGCCAAACCCTGAACTGA
- a CDS encoding imidazole glycerol phosphate synthase: MLARRIIPCLDVKDGRVVKGIKFQELRDAGDPVESAKAYDAQGADELVFLDITASSDERNIMHDVVARTAEQCFMPLTVGGGLRTVEDIERMLKSGADKVSLNTAAIKNPQLIADASSRFGAQCIVVAIDARREPDGKTWRVFTHGGRNPTELNAVAWAREAVALGAGEILLTSMDADGTKAGYDVALTRAVSDAVTVPVIASGGAGELAHFSEVLDAGHASAVLAASLFHFGTLTVPQVKDYLASQAIPVRR, encoded by the coding sequence ATGCTCGCTCGCAGAATCATCCCTTGTCTCGACGTAAAGGACGGCCGTGTCGTCAAAGGCATCAAGTTCCAGGAACTCCGCGATGCCGGTGATCCCGTCGAATCGGCCAAGGCCTACGACGCCCAGGGCGCCGACGAGCTCGTCTTTCTCGATATCACGGCCTCCAGCGACGAGCGCAACATCATGCACGACGTCGTCGCCCGTACGGCCGAGCAATGCTTCATGCCGCTGACGGTGGGCGGCGGCCTGCGCACGGTCGAGGATATCGAACGCATGCTCAAGAGCGGCGCCGACAAGGTCTCGCTCAACACGGCGGCGATCAAAAACCCGCAGCTCATCGCCGACGCCTCCAGCCGTTTCGGCGCGCAGTGCATTGTCGTTGCCATTGACGCCCGCCGCGAACCCGACGGCAAGACCTGGCGTGTATTCACGCACGGAGGACGCAACCCGACCGAGCTCAACGCCGTCGCCTGGGCCCGCGAGGCCGTGGCGCTCGGCGCGGGCGAGATTCTGCTCACGAGCATGGATGCCGACGGCACGAAGGCTGGCTACGATGTGGCGCTTACGCGAGCGGTCAGCGATGCCGTGACGGTGCCGGTCATCGCCAGCGGCGGGGCAGGGGAGCTGGCGCATTTCAGCGAGGTGCTGGATGCCGGCCACGCCAGCGCCGTGCTGGCGGCCAGCCTGTTCCACTTCGGCACGCTCACGGTGCCGCAGGTAAAGGACTATCTCGCGAGCCAGGCCATTCCGGTGCGCCGCTGA
- a CDS encoding autotransporter, whose protein sequence is MKTKNNLHIYPYIVGVFAILAGALLPIAVRAQTWIGGGGADNNWSTAANWDSAPVFADNPTLTLTGTTNYTSNANAAVTLTRLNFNPAGGNATLTGEELTFKAGSGGTTPLIFIGPGTAGGNVTIKNNIKLLGTGAIQASTRNLILDGDITLTTGQVQFNANASKTITINGEISGTTSTLAFTGHTNGTGRIYLNTNNTYTGSTAIWTGGVVLAVDALNTGGAFGANTSAVALGASSGATFTPSLLTGAQVTVGRDIRVVTNTTGTTTSTIGGESAHVSTFSGNITLGSDNAAAAALRLTAAANGRVNITGNLLRATGAASNADAITKVGAGIVAIEGDGNTYMGATTLTEGTLLVNGNLSTITGDAAAVTASVGTTLGGIGTIGRNVKILDGASLEIGDNHIAETPVTGSLTIIGNLDLADTTTVKFDLGATRTASDRLIVEGGVTFGGTVTFDLSALSGLGGSGYTLLSATGGFIGNTGSIVFTGYDFTNDYQLVIGTNSISLVSTAIPEPRTTALLIGGVFFGIIVALRLRRNRQA, encoded by the coding sequence ATGAAAACCAAAAACAATCTGCACATATATCCGTATATTGTTGGCGTGTTTGCCATCCTCGCCGGTGCACTTCTCCCCATTGCGGTCCGAGCCCAGACATGGATCGGCGGAGGAGGCGCTGATAACAATTGGTCAACTGCAGCCAACTGGGACAGCGCCCCCGTTTTTGCGGACAATCCCACGCTTACGCTCACCGGAACGACTAATTACACCTCCAACGCCAACGCAGCTGTCACGCTCACCCGGCTCAACTTCAACCCTGCAGGCGGCAACGCTACGCTCACAGGCGAGGAACTCACCTTCAAGGCCGGTTCCGGCGGCACCACCCCTCTCATCTTTATCGGTCCGGGCACGGCGGGCGGCAATGTGACCATCAAAAACAACATCAAGCTCCTCGGCACCGGGGCCATTCAGGCCAGCACCCGGAATCTCATATTGGACGGCGACATCACGCTCACCACCGGCCAGGTACAATTCAACGCCAACGCCTCAAAAACCATCACGATCAACGGAGAGATCTCTGGCACCACCAGCACTCTCGCCTTTACCGGGCATACCAATGGTACCGGAAGAATTTACCTCAATACGAACAACACCTACACGGGTTCCACCGCGATCTGGACAGGCGGGGTCGTCCTCGCAGTCGATGCGCTGAATACGGGCGGCGCGTTCGGTGCAAACACATCCGCAGTGGCGTTAGGCGCCTCCTCCGGCGCGACTTTTACCCCCTCGCTCCTGACCGGCGCCCAGGTGACGGTTGGCCGCGACATCCGCGTCGTAACCAACACCACCGGGACGACCACCTCGACCATTGGCGGCGAAAGCGCCCACGTTTCCACATTTTCCGGCAACATCACACTCGGCTCTGACAACGCCGCCGCCGCCGCTCTCCGGCTCACCGCCGCCGCCAACGGACGCGTCAACATCACCGGCAACCTCCTCCGCGCCACCGGAGCCGCGAGCAACGCCGACGCCATCACCAAAGTCGGAGCTGGCATCGTTGCCATTGAAGGCGACGGCAACACCTATATGGGTGCCACCACCCTCACTGAGGGCACCCTGCTCGTGAACGGTAATCTTTCCACCATTACGGGAGATGCCGCCGCAGTCACCGCCAGCGTCGGCACCACTCTCGGCGGCATCGGCACCATCGGACGCAACGTCAAAATCCTTGACGGTGCCTCCCTTGAAATCGGCGACAACCACATCGCCGAGACCCCCGTCACCGGTTCGCTTACCATCATCGGCAATCTCGATCTCGCCGACACGACCACCGTCAAGTTTGACCTCGGCGCGACCCGGACCGCAAGCGACCGGCTGATCGTCGAAGGCGGCGTCACCTTCGGCGGGACTGTCACCTTCGACCTGTCCGCGCTGTCCGGTCTCGGCGGCTCCGGCTACACGCTCCTCAGCGCCACTGGCGGATTCATCGGAAATACCGGCAGCATCGTCTTCACCGGCTACGATTTCACCAACGACTACCAGTTGGTCATCGGAACCAACAGCATCAGTCTCGTTTCGACCGCCATTCCCGAACCCCGCACCACGGCCCTTCTCATTGGCGGCGTGTTCTTTGGCATCATCGTCGCACTCCGTCTACGCCGGAACCGTCAGGCTTGA
- a CDS encoding transcriptional regulator has protein sequence MTPVASKKVRNIHADLRERVLACEWQQGETLPTELELAERFGCSPNTIAKAMALLAHEGLVERRARAGTRILRNTPATEPASSHTGEGGVELDAFAFIYPSEQHEGIRRAVQGFQAAAHERERRAVMLTTGSDYRKEAEYVSRLSEFHVRGAVLYPNVRVPGDLAALSHLLVSARFPIVLSSVNLLGMGCPAVTVDAFHAGYTMTRHLLKQGLREIGFFSNRAGSVSMRDRYMGYRQAMEEAGLPMPTERVFLEPVMNPDYADPLREPTELARGYLAQARGVEGVVCNTDFLALGLLRAAREIGIRVPHDLRVTGIDDYALASQGDIGLTTYRVPDELIGRRAFEVLEERVRNPRGPIPEIQLRGEIVVRESA, from the coding sequence ATGACCCCTGTGGCCTCGAAGAAAGTCCGTAACATCCATGCCGACCTCCGCGAGCGGGTGCTGGCGTGCGAATGGCAGCAGGGCGAAACGCTTCCGACCGAACTCGAACTCGCCGAGCGTTTCGGATGCAGCCCCAACACCATTGCCAAGGCCATGGCGCTGCTCGCGCACGAGGGTCTCGTCGAGCGCCGGGCGCGCGCCGGCACCCGCATCCTGCGCAATACACCCGCCACCGAACCTGCTTCCTCTCATACAGGCGAGGGAGGCGTGGAGCTCGATGCTTTCGCGTTCATCTACCCGAGCGAGCAGCACGAAGGCATCCGGCGGGCGGTACAGGGATTTCAGGCCGCCGCCCATGAACGGGAGCGGCGGGCTGTGATGCTGACAACCGGCTCCGACTACCGGAAGGAAGCGGAGTACGTCAGCCGACTTTCCGAGTTTCATGTGCGCGGAGCGGTTCTCTATCCCAACGTGCGCGTGCCGGGTGACCTGGCGGCGTTGTCGCATCTGCTCGTGTCGGCCAGGTTTCCCATCGTGCTCTCCTCGGTGAACCTGTTGGGGATGGGCTGCCCGGCGGTGACGGTGGATGCATTTCACGCCGGCTACACCATGACCCGCCATCTGCTGAAACAGGGGCTGCGCGAGATCGGTTTCTTCTCCAATCGCGCCGGCAGCGTGTCGATGCGCGATCGCTATATGGGATACCGCCAGGCGATGGAGGAGGCGGGACTGCCCATGCCGACGGAGCGGGTGTTTCTGGAACCCGTGATGAATCCCGACTATGCGGATCCGCTGCGCGAGCCCACGGAACTGGCGCGGGGCTATCTCGCTCAGGCACGCGGTGTCGAGGGCGTGGTGTGCAACACCGATTTTCTTGCCCTGGGCCTGCTCCGGGCCGCCCGCGAAATTGGCATCCGGGTTCCGCATGATCTACGAGTGACGGGCATCGATGACTATGCGCTGGCGAGCCAAGGCGACATCGGCCTGACCACCTACCGCGTGCCTGATGAACTGATCGGGCGCCGGGCTTTCGAGGTGCTCGAGGAACGGGTCCGGAATCCCCGCGGACCCATCCCCGAGATACAGTTGCGCGGCGAGATCGTGGTGCGCGAGAGCGCGTGA